Proteins found in one Pontibacter sp. SGAir0037 genomic segment:
- a CDS encoding AI-2E family transporter has product MGYSKHRKLNAILITLFAVFAGLYFGASFLEPFAFAAFLATLVVPFTNWLEQKGAGRMVSSLIGTFVVFVVVSGFAVMLSFQLSRFLEDIPEMQEAAVDLLEKVQDYFYGVTGISPSKQTELLRERSDQITGAVQEYLTTFVSNTAFASLKFLLVIIYLFLFLLSRDKFAEVVLMYAPGEEQDKAKKTLDESTKVAYHYLWGRIKVMLALAAMYIITFWAFGTPYAVLLTMFGAIITIIPYIGPLLSGVLPVCLMLVFTDDFNTVLLFAGVVLVVQLIESYVLEPVIIGSEIRLSPLAVIVAVIIGGQVWGMAGMILFVPLLAIFKIISDNVESLHPIGYLLGNKESKENKNGPGIWKKVKHFFQARTSHNSH; this is encoded by the coding sequence ATGGGATACAGCAAGCACAGGAAATTAAATGCCATATTAATCACACTTTTTGCTGTATTTGCCGGTCTGTACTTCGGCGCAAGCTTTCTGGAACCCTTTGCCTTCGCGGCTTTCCTGGCAACGCTGGTTGTCCCTTTTACGAACTGGCTCGAGCAGAAAGGCGCAGGCAGAATGGTATCCTCTCTGATAGGTACTTTTGTTGTGTTTGTGGTTGTAAGCGGCTTTGCCGTGATGCTGTCTTTCCAGTTAAGCCGTTTTCTGGAAGATATTCCGGAAATGCAGGAGGCCGCTGTTGATCTGCTGGAAAAGGTACAGGACTATTTTTATGGCGTAACAGGCATATCGCCCAGTAAACAAACAGAGTTGCTGCGGGAGCGGTCCGACCAAATAACCGGAGCGGTGCAGGAATATCTGACCACCTTTGTCAGCAACACCGCCTTTGCCTCTTTAAAATTTTTACTGGTTATTATTTACCTGTTCCTTTTTCTGCTTAGCAGAGACAAATTTGCGGAGGTGGTGTTAATGTACGCGCCCGGCGAGGAGCAGGATAAAGCAAAAAAGACGCTGGATGAAAGCACTAAAGTCGCTTATCATTACCTGTGGGGCAGGATAAAAGTAATGCTGGCGCTGGCTGCCATGTATATCATTACTTTCTGGGCCTTCGGTACCCCTTATGCTGTGCTGCTTACTATGTTTGGTGCTATCATTACCATTATACCTTACATTGGCCCACTGCTGAGTGGCGTTTTACCGGTTTGCCTTATGCTGGTTTTTACCGACGACTTTAACACGGTGCTACTCTTTGCAGGGGTGGTGCTTGTGGTGCAACTAATTGAGAGCTATGTGCTTGAACCTGTTATCATCGGCTCCGAAATCCGCTTAAGTCCGCTGGCCGTGATTGTGGCCGTTATAATTGGCGGGCAAGTGTGGGGAATGGCAGGCATGATTTTGTTTGTGCCGCTGCTGGCCATTTTCAAAATCATCTCCGATAATGTAGAAAGCCTGCACCCCATTGGCTATTTGCTAGGAAACAAAGAAAGCAAAGAAAACAAGAACGGGCCGGGCATATGGAAGAAAGTAAAGCACTTCTTCCAGGCCAGAACCAGCCATAACAGCCACTAG
- a CDS encoding bestrophin family protein, producing the protein MLLKNNIPIGYVFGKIKFEVLFVTIYATIIALEDKFFHFFNISIPLSVPMVLGTVLSLLLAFKSNQAYDRWWEARIVWGAIVNDSRSLIRQLSCFIEDPYVSVEVREFIERFTNRQIAWCYSLGMSLRNSMSIEKISKYLTEAEIAYISKHDNIPNALLELHAKDLRFALQAGWLNKFQQVEIDVTLTKLTDSMGKCERIKNTVFPVTYTLYTHFALFFFVLLLPFALLEIFGILEVLMVIAISSAFFLIEKMAIHLQDPFENKPTDTPMTAIARTIEINLKQMIDDQNVPEKLKPLEKEYYLL; encoded by the coding sequence ATGTTGCTAAAAAATAATATTCCTATAGGATATGTATTCGGGAAAATTAAGTTCGAGGTGCTGTTTGTTACAATATACGCCACTATCATAGCTCTCGAAGACAAGTTTTTCCATTTCTTTAACATATCAATTCCATTAAGTGTGCCTATGGTATTAGGCACAGTGCTTTCGTTGCTTCTGGCATTTAAATCGAACCAGGCGTATGACAGGTGGTGGGAGGCCCGCATTGTGTGGGGAGCTATCGTGAACGATTCCAGGTCGTTGATCCGGCAACTCAGCTGCTTTATAGAAGACCCGTATGTTTCGGTAGAGGTAAGAGAGTTTATCGAGCGTTTTACCAACAGGCAGATAGCCTGGTGTTACAGCCTTGGAATGTCTTTGCGGAACTCTATGTCGATTGAAAAAATAAGTAAATATCTGACGGAGGCTGAAATTGCCTATATCTCGAAACACGATAACATCCCGAACGCCTTGTTGGAACTGCATGCCAAAGATCTAAGGTTTGCGCTGCAGGCAGGTTGGCTAAACAAATTTCAACAGGTAGAAATAGATGTTACCCTCACCAAGTTAACCGACTCTATGGGGAAATGTGAGCGAATCAAGAATACGGTTTTCCCGGTTACTTATACCTTATACACTCATTTTGCACTGTTCTTCTTTGTGCTGTTGTTGCCGTTTGCCTTGCTGGAAATTTTCGGCATACTGGAAGTGCTCATGGTTATTGCCATCTCATCGGCTTTCTTCCTGATTGAGAAAATGGCTATTCATTTACAGGATCCTTTCGAAAACAAACCGACAGATACACCAATGACTGCGATAGCCAGAACCATTGAGATAAACCTGAAGCAAATGATTGATGATCAGAATGTGCCGGAAAAGTTAAAACCCCTGGAAAAAGAATACTACCTTTTATAG